One genomic window of Hirundo rustica isolate bHirRus1 chromosome 13, bHirRus1.pri.v3, whole genome shotgun sequence includes the following:
- the LOC120758968 gene encoding flagellar attachment zone protein 1-like yields the protein MRDPGGDELRQREMRGPDGNELTGTRELELELRADGNELRELELRNSGGEERELELKLRDSGNELRELELRDRGNELRELELELRDSGDELRELELRELELELRDRGNELRELELELKDSGDELRELELELRDSGDELRELELELRDSGDELRELELELRDSGDELRELELRELELELKDSGDELRELELELRDSGDELRELELELKDSAGELRELELELKDSGDELRELELELRDSGDELREPAG from the exons ATGAGGGACCCAGGCGGGGACGAACTGAGGCAACGAGAGATGAGGGGACCGGACGGGAACGAGCTGACGGGAACGCG ggagctggaactggagCTGAGGGCAGACGGGAAcgagctgagggagctggagctgaggaaCAGCGGAGGCGAGGAGAGGGAGCTGGAACTGAAACTGAGGGACAGCGGGAAcgaactgagggagctggagctgagggacagagggaacgagctgagggagctggaactggagctgagggacagcggggacgagctgagggagctggagctgagggagctggaactggagctgagggacagagggaacgagctgagggagctggaactggagTTGAAGGACAGCGGGGAcgagctgagggagctggaactggagctgagggacagcggggacgagctgagggagctggaactggagctgagggacagcggggacgagctgagggagctggaactggagctgagggacagcggggacgagctgagggagctggagctgagggagctggaactggagTTGAAGGACAGCGGGGAcgagctgagggagctggaactggagctgagggacagcggggacgagctgagggagctggaactggagTTGAAGGACAGCGcgggggagctgagggagctggaactggagTTGAAGGACAGCGGGGAcgagctgagggagctggaactggagCTGAGGGACAGCGGGGACGAGCTGAGGGAACCGGCCGGCTGA
- the DIS3L gene encoding DIS3-like exonuclease 1: MQTACQAVQHQKGRRQYNKLRNLLKDPRHDCTVFANEFHQHCYLPREKGESMEKWQTRNIYNAAAWYHNHCLGQMPVVMVTEDEDAIRQYGNETEGVFVISFKNYLDNFWPDLKAAHELFDSIVQARRERESESQENHGKEYPEHLPVEILEAGIKSGRYLQGTLNVNKHRAQLEAFVRLQGVGSKDTELQSDILIYGSKARNRAIHGDVVVVELLPVHEWKGRTVALCENETEDKAPADTTGDPMPTGKVVGIMQKNWRDYVVTFPSKEESQSQGRNAQKVLVTPWDYRIPKIRISTQQAEALQEFRVVVRIDSWESTSLYPNGHFVRVLGRIGDLEGEIAAILVENSICAAPFSEIQMREMPVSSPKNPWKVSPEEAKKRLDLRDTHLIFSIDPKGCEDVDDALSVRTLPNGNLELGVHIADVTHFVAANSYTDVEARARATTYYLADRRHDMLPSVLSADLCSLLSGVDRYAVSVLWELEKESYETLRVQYTRTLIRSAYKLEYETAQALLDGDTSAVGDILELKGLDEGTRQKKLAELVWAISKLTDVARRVRAKRDRCGALELEGIEIRVQLDDKRNIHDLIPKQPLEVHETVAECMILANHWVAKRIAEDFPHQALLRQHPPPRQEFFAELRECANAKGFSIDTRSNKALAESLDRAHDPSDPIVNKLLRSMATHAMSNALYFSTGSCPEEQFHHYGLALERYTHFTSPIRRYADIVVHRLLMAATLGGARGEGKDSIISNKDLEELCRHINNRNRAAQRAQKQSTELFQCMYFRDRSAESDERCVADGVIYSIRTNGVLVFVPRYGIKGAAYMKNKEGLVISCQGAGSCQWKPGSLHRSQHQITSTTTTGDSLTLSLFDHITVRILVQTSRCHAESIKLEIISNAPHRTADAEAARESFHVVRSDLVKEVSQCAEEAQRAQERARLEVMDEECREFCQTKGPSLYQLLEEIRELALLDVTQDIRT; the protein is encoded by the exons atgCAAACAGCTTGTCAGGCTGTGCAGCATCAGAAAGGACGCAG acaGTACAACAAGTTACGAAATCTATTGAAGGATCCCCGTCATGACTGTACTGTGTTTGCTAATGAATTCCACCAGCACTGCTACCTgcccagggagaagggagaatcCATGGAGAAGTGGCAGACCAG GAATATTTACAATGCAGCAGCCTGGTATCACAATCACTGCCTGGGTCAGATGCCAGTTGTTATGGTAACAGAAGATGAAGATGCCATCAGGCAGTACggaaatgaaacagaaggaGTGTTTGTGATCTCCTTCAAG AATTACTTGGATAACTTCTGGCCTGACCTAAAGGCTGCCCATGAGCTCTTTGACTCCATAGTCCAGGCTCGGCGAGAACGGGAGAGTGAAAGCCAAGAGAACCATGGAAAAGAATATCCTGAGCACTTACCTGTGGAAATCCTGGAGGCTGGCATCAAATCTGGAAGATACCTGCAG GGTACTCTGAATGTCAATAAACACCGAGCACAGCTGGAAGCTTTTGTTCGCCTTCAGGGCGTTGGCAGCAAAGACACAG aactTCAAAGTGACATCCTTATTTATGGGTCAAAGGCTCGGAATCGTGCAATCCACGGGGACGTGGTTGTGGttgagctgctccctgtgcatGAATGGAAGGGAAGAACTGTTGCCCTCTGTGAAAATGAGACTGAGGACAAAGCACCTGCAGACACCACAGGTGACCCTATGCCCACAG GTAAAGTAGTTGGAATCATGCAGAAGAACTGGAGGGATTATGTGGTGACTTTCCCCTCTAAAGAAGAGAGCCAGTCCCAGGGCAGAAATGCTCAGAAAGTCCTTGTGACACCTTGGGATTACCGAATTCCCAAAATCCGGATCAGCACTCAGCAGGCTGAGGCATTACAG GAGTTCAGAGTTGTCGTGCGCATCGATTCCTGGGAGTCGACTTCGCTGTACCCAAACGGACACTTTGTGAGAGTGCTGGGGAGGATCGGAGACCTCGAGGGGGAAATTGCAGCCATCCTGGTAGAGAACAGCATCTGTGCTGCCCCTTTCTCAGAAATCCAG ATGAGGGAAATGCCAGTGAGTTCTCCAAAGAATCCATGGAAagtgagcccagaggaggcaaaGAAACGCCTTGACTTGAGAGACACCCACCTGATCTTCAGCATCGACCCCAAGGGCTGCGAGGATGTGGATGATGCTCTCTCTGTCAGGACCCTGCCCAACGGGAACCTCGAGCTGGGGGTGCACATTGCAGATGTCACTCACTTCGTGGCTGCAAATTCCTACACTGATGTTGAGGCCAGAGCAAG GGCTACCACGTATTACCTGGCGGATCGGCGCCATGACATGCTGCCCTCCGTCCTCAGCGCTgacctctgctccctcctcagcGGGGTGGACAG GTACGCTGTGAGCGTCCTgtgggagctggagaaggaatcGTACGAGACGCTGCGGGTTCAGTACACCAGAACGCTGATCCGCTCTGCCTACAAGCTGGAGTACGAGACAGCCCAGGCGCTGCTGGATGGGGACACGAGTGCCGTGGGGGATATCCTGGAGCTGAAAGGCCTGGATGAAGGAACGAGGCAGAAGAAGCTGGCTGAGCTGGTTTGGGCCATATCCAAGCTCACCGACGTCGCGCGACGCGTCCGAGCTAAGCGGGACAGGTGCGGCGCgctggagctggaagggatcgAGATCCGAGTGCAGCTGGACGACAAACGGAACATCCACGACCTCATCCCCAAGCAGCCGCTGGAAGTGCACGAGACCGTGGCGGAATGCATGATCCTGGCCAACCACTGGGTGGCGAAAAGGATTGCCGAGGATTTCCCCCACCAAGCTCTGCTGCGGCAGCACCCTCCGCCCCGCCAGGAATTCTTCGCTGAGCTTCGGGAATGTGCCAATGCCAAAGGCTTCTCAATAGACACACG GTCCAACAAGGCTTTGGCCGAGTCTCTGGACAGAGCACACGACCCCTCGGATCCCATTGTGAACAAACTGCTGCGCTCCATGGCCACCCACGCCATGTCCAACGCCCTGTACTTCTCGACTGGCTCTTGTCCCGAGGAGCAGTTCCATCATTACG ggctggccctggAGCGGTACACTCACTTCACTTCTCCCATCAGGAGATACGCTGACATCGTTGTGCACAGGCTCTTGATGGCAGCGACGCTGGGGGGAGCCAGGGGCGAGGGCAAGGACAGCATCATCAGTAACAAGGATctggaggagctgtgcaggCACATCAATAACAGGAACCGG GCAGCCCAGCGTGCTCAGAAGCAGTCCACAGAGCTCTTCCAGTGCATGTACTTCCGAGACAGGAGCGCCGAGAGCGACGAGCGCTGCGTGGCCGACGGCGTCATCTACTCCATCCGCACCAACGGCGTGCTGGTCTTCGTGCCCCG GTATGGAATCAAAGGTGCAGCCtacatgaaaaacaaagaggGCCTGGTCATCTCCTGTcaaggggctgggagctgccagtggAAGCCTGGATCCCTCCATCGCTCTCAGCATCAAATCACCTCCACCACAACTACCGGAGACTCGCTGACCTTGAGCCTTTTCGATCACATCACA GTGAGAATCCTCGTGCAGACTTCGCGCTGCCACGCCGAAAGCATCAAGCTGGAGATCATCAGCAACGCGCCGCACCGCACTGCGGACGCCGAGGCTGCGCGCGAGAGCTTCCACGTGGTCAGGTCTGACTTGGTGAAAGAAGTCAGCCAGTGTGCAGAGGAGGCCCAGCGTGCCCAGGagagagccaggctggaagtGATGGACGAGGAGTGCCGGGAGTTCTGCCAGACCAAGGGGCCCAGCCTGtaccagctgctggaggagatcCGGGAGCTGGCGCTGCTGGATGTGACACAGGACATCAGGACTTGA